From Micromonospora nigra, one genomic window encodes:
- a CDS encoding PaeR7I family type II restriction endonuclease, with amino-acid sequence MDQRSFEEAVRSSWAVRESQAAKKLLSGRADTGGRGAVTGGAHLDAMTELLARAFRDAGFPPDSVRCKSGIELPGYFRPTKKWDLVVFHEGELVAAIELKSHVGPSFGNNFNNRAEEAIGTAVDLRQAYDHGLLGRLRPWLGYLLLLEEAPSSLRKGKPRSGGFPIDPAFADTSYLDRYVILCQRLRNAGLYDATCLITSAREADAPIRQPDPEIGFATFHGAIMARLEEIGVLPPRRN; translated from the coding sequence GTGGATCAGCGTTCGTTCGAGGAAGCGGTTCGTAGCTCTTGGGCGGTGCGAGAGTCGCAGGCCGCCAAGAAGCTGCTGTCCGGCAGGGCCGACACCGGAGGGCGGGGCGCGGTCACCGGCGGAGCCCACCTCGACGCGATGACGGAGCTTCTCGCGAGAGCGTTCCGCGACGCCGGCTTCCCGCCTGACTCCGTGCGCTGCAAGTCCGGAATCGAATTGCCGGGCTACTTCCGACCCACCAAGAAGTGGGACCTCGTCGTGTTCCACGAGGGTGAACTGGTCGCGGCGATCGAGCTCAAGTCGCACGTCGGCCCGTCGTTCGGCAACAACTTCAACAACCGGGCCGAAGAGGCGATCGGCACCGCTGTCGACCTGCGGCAGGCGTACGATCATGGCCTGCTCGGTCGACTGAGGCCCTGGCTCGGCTACCTGCTGTTGCTGGAGGAGGCACCGAGCTCCCTTCGCAAGGGCAAGCCCCGCAGCGGCGGCTTTCCGATCGATCCCGCATTCGCCGACACTTCGTACCTCGATCGCTATGTGATCCTCTGCCAGCGCCTACGGAATGCCGGCCTGTACGACGCCACCTGCCTGATCACCTCAGCTCGGGAGGCTGACGCACCCATCCGGCAGCCAGACCCGGAGATCGGTTTCGCCACCTTTCACGGGGCAATCATGGCCCGCCTCGAGGAGATCGGCGTCCTGCCGCCCAGGCGCAACTGA
- a CDS encoding DNA repair helicase XPB, which yields MSGGPLIVQSDKTLLLEIDHPDAQACRMTIAPFAELERSPEHVHTYRLTPLGLWNARAAGHDAEAVVDALIKFSRYPVPHALLVDVAETMDRYGRLQLANDPVHGLVLRAVDRVVLVEVAKSKKLAGMLGAKIDDDTIQVHPSERGRLKQALLKLGWPAEDLAGYVDGEAHPIELAEAGQGGGKPWTLRSYQREAVEAFWAGGSGVVVLPCGAGKTLVGAAAMAEAKATTLILVTNTVAGRQWKRELIARTSLTEEEIGEYSGERKEIRPVTIATYQVLTSRRGGAFTHLDLFSARDWGLVVYDEVHLLPAPIFRFTADLQARRRLGLTATLVREDGREGDVFSLIGPKRYDAPWKDIEQQGWIAPAQCTEVRVTLTDAERMSYATAEADERYRMAATARTKLPVVRALVARHPQEQVLVIGGYIDQLHQLGEYLDAPIVQGSTTNKERERLFDAFRSGEVRTLVISKVGNFSIDLPEAAVAIQVSGTFGSRQEEAQRLGRVLRPKADGRQAHFYTVVSRDTIDTEYAAHRQRFLAEQGYAYTIVDADDVLGPPLPTVD from the coding sequence GTGAGCGGTGGACCACTGATCGTGCAGTCGGACAAGACGCTGCTGCTGGAGATCGACCACCCCGACGCCCAGGCGTGCCGGATGACCATCGCTCCCTTCGCCGAGCTGGAACGGTCACCGGAGCACGTGCACACGTACCGGCTGACGCCGCTGGGGTTGTGGAACGCCCGGGCCGCCGGTCACGACGCCGAGGCCGTGGTCGACGCGCTGATCAAGTTCTCCCGCTATCCGGTGCCGCACGCGCTGCTGGTCGACGTGGCCGAGACCATGGACCGGTACGGCCGCCTCCAGCTCGCCAACGATCCCGTGCACGGCCTGGTGTTGCGCGCCGTGGACCGGGTGGTGCTGGTCGAGGTCGCCAAGAGCAAGAAGCTCGCCGGGATGCTCGGCGCGAAGATCGACGACGACACGATCCAGGTGCACCCCTCGGAGCGGGGCCGGCTCAAGCAGGCGCTGCTCAAGCTCGGCTGGCCGGCGGAGGACCTGGCCGGGTACGTCGACGGCGAGGCGCACCCGATCGAGTTGGCCGAGGCCGGTCAGGGCGGCGGGAAGCCGTGGACGCTGCGGTCGTACCAGCGGGAGGCGGTGGAGGCGTTCTGGGCCGGCGGGTCGGGCGTGGTGGTGCTGCCCTGTGGCGCCGGCAAGACGCTCGTGGGCGCCGCCGCGATGGCCGAGGCGAAGGCGACGACCCTGATCCTGGTCACCAACACGGTCGCCGGTCGGCAGTGGAAGCGGGAGCTGATCGCCCGCACCTCGTTGACCGAGGAGGAGATCGGCGAGTACTCGGGCGAACGCAAGGAGATCCGCCCGGTCACCATCGCCACGTACCAGGTGCTCACCTCGCGGCGCGGCGGCGCGTTCACCCACCTGGACCTGTTCTCCGCGCGCGACTGGGGCCTGGTCGTCTACGACGAGGTGCACCTGCTGCCCGCGCCGATCTTCCGGTTCACCGCCGACCTCCAGGCGCGTCGCCGGCTGGGCCTCACGGCGACTCTGGTACGCGAGGACGGCCGGGAGGGCGACGTGTTCAGCCTCATCGGCCCGAAGAGGTACGACGCGCCGTGGAAGGACATCGAACAGCAGGGCTGGATCGCCCCGGCGCAGTGCACCGAGGTACGCGTCACGCTGACCGACGCGGAGCGGATGTCGTACGCGACGGCGGAGGCCGACGAGCGCTACCGGATGGCGGCGACCGCCCGCACGAAGCTGCCGGTGGTGCGCGCCCTGGTGGCGCGGCACCCGCAGGAGCAGGTGCTGGTCATCGGCGGTTACATCGACCAGCTGCACCAGCTGGGGGAATACCTCGACGCGCCGATCGTGCAGGGCTCGACGACCAACAAGGAACGCGAGCGGCTGTTCGACGCGTTCCGGTCGGGTGAGGTGCGGACGCTGGTGATCTCGAAGGTGGGCAACTTCTCGATCGACCTGCCGGAGGCGGCGGTGGCGATCCAGGTGTCGGGCACGTTCGGCTCCCGGCAGGAGGAGGCGCAGCGGCTGGGGCGGGTGCTGCGGCCCAAGGCCGACGGCCGGCAGGCGCACTTCTACACGGTCGTCTCCCGGGACACGATCGACACGGAGTACGCGGCACACCGGCAACGCTTCCTCGCCGAGCAGGGGTACGCGTACACGATCGTGGACGCCGACGACGTCCTCGGCCCACCCCTGCCCACGGTCGACTGA